The segment TCTTTCAAAATGATGCTGAATTCAACCTCCGACTTCTTAACAATGCATTTATCAAAAATGGATGTAAACGGTCCAATGTATGAATCTTGAATATGGCAATTTTCGCCGATGATAATTGGCCCTCGAAGTACTGAGTTTTTCACCACACTTCCTTTACCGATTGATACTTTTCCACTAATCTGAGTTTCTTCATCCACTTTTCCCTCACAAACTGCAGTATGGTTTTCCAGAACCAAACGATTGGCCTCGAGCAGGTCGTAAGGTTTGCCGGTATCTTTCCACCAACCCGTGATTTCTGAGTAGGTGACTATTTTCTTTTTAGAAAGCAAGTACTGATGCGCGTCAGAAATTTCAAGTTCCCCTCTTTCGCTTGGCTTTATGGCTTTAACGGCATCAAAGATACTTGAATCATAGAGGTAGATTCCGGCAACGGCATAATCGGATTTTGGTTTTTTGGGTTTTTCTTCAATTGAAACAATGCGCCCATTTTTTAATTCAGGGACACCGAAACGCTCGGGGTCTTTTACTTTTGAAAGGGTCAAGTGACAATTCGATTTTTTCTCTTTGAATTCTTCGATAAATCGCTTTACACCACCCACAAGCATATTATCGCCAAGGTAAAAGATAAATGGGTCACC is part of the Chloroherpetonaceae bacterium genome and harbors:
- a CDS encoding glucose-1-phosphate thymidylyltransferase, whose product is MKALITSGGRGTRLRPITHTQNKHLIPIANKPMLHYAIDSMVEAGVKEIGIVTNAENKAVEVAIGTGKQWGVKITYIPQEAPLGLAHVVKISEDFIKGDPFIFYLGDNMLVGGVKRFIEEFKEKKSNCHLTLSKVKDPERFGVPELKNGRIVSIEEKPKKPKSDYAVAGIYLYDSSIFDAVKAIKPSERGELEISDAHQYLLSKKKIVTYSEITGWWKDTGKPYDLLEANRLVLENHTAVCEGKVDEETQISGKVSIGKGSVVKNSVLRGPIIIGENCHIQDSYIGPFTSIFDKCIVKKSEVEFSIILKDCRIEDVGIRIEESLLGNDVEIVSARKKPRTNRFMLGDQSRVEVV